One window of Rasiella rasia genomic DNA carries:
- a CDS encoding peptide chain release factor 3, which translates to MLQKEINRRKTFGIISHPDAGKTTLTEKLLLFGGAIQEAGAVKSNKIKKGATSDFMEIERQRGISVATSVLAFEYDGTKINILDTPGHKDFAEDTFRTLTAVDSVIVVIDVAKGVEEQTEKLVEVCRMRNIPMIVFINKLDREGKDAFELLDEIEQKLHLRVTPLSFPIGMGYDFKGIYNVWEKNVNLFSGDSRKNIEETIEIEDLTNPELDELIGSKAAETLRDELELVYEVYPDFSRDEYLEGALQPVFFGSALNNFGVRELLDCFVEIAPKPRPKESNTRLVKPEEKEFSGFVFKIHANMDPKHRDRLAFVKIVSGTFERNTPYLHVRHGKKLKFSSPNAFFAEKKQIVDVSYPGDIVGLHDTGNFKIGDTLTQGEEMLYKGIPSFSPEHFKYINNADPMKSKQLEKGIDQLMDEGVAQLFTLELNGRKVIGTVGALQFEVIQYRLEHEYGAKCRYENLNVHKACWVQPKDPKSAEFADFKRVKSKFLAKDKKGQLVFFADSAFTLQMTQSKYPNIQLHFVSEFEKVSKP; encoded by the coding sequence ATGCTTCAAAAAGAAATAAATCGCCGAAAAACTTTCGGAATCATCTCACACCCCGATGCCGGGAAAACCACATTAACCGAAAAACTTTTATTGTTTGGAGGTGCAATACAGGAAGCCGGTGCCGTAAAAAGTAACAAGATAAAAAAAGGAGCTACGAGTGATTTTATGGAAATTGAACGGCAACGTGGGATTTCTGTAGCCACATCAGTCCTCGCTTTTGAATATGACGGAACGAAAATAAATATTCTCGATACTCCAGGTCACAAAGATTTCGCAGAAGATACATTTAGAACCTTAACAGCCGTAGATAGCGTAATTGTTGTAATAGATGTTGCAAAAGGTGTAGAAGAACAAACCGAAAAACTCGTGGAAGTATGCAGAATGCGAAATATCCCCATGATTGTCTTTATCAATAAACTAGATCGTGAAGGAAAAGATGCTTTCGAATTACTAGATGAAATAGAACAAAAACTACACCTACGAGTAACACCCCTTTCATTTCCTATTGGCATGGGATACGATTTTAAAGGTATTTATAATGTCTGGGAAAAAAATGTGAATCTTTTTAGTGGTGATAGTAGAAAAAATATAGAAGAAACAATAGAAATAGAAGATCTTACAAACCCCGAGCTCGATGAACTTATAGGAAGTAAGGCTGCGGAAACTTTACGAGATGAACTAGAGTTAGTATATGAGGTGTATCCAGACTTTAGTAGAGATGAATACTTGGAAGGCGCACTCCAACCTGTATTTTTTGGCTCTGCTCTAAATAATTTTGGGGTTCGAGAACTGTTAGACTGCTTTGTTGAAATAGCACCAAAGCCTAGACCTAAAGAAAGTAATACCCGCTTGGTAAAACCCGAAGAAAAAGAATTTTCTGGTTTTGTATTTAAAATACACGCCAATATGGATCCTAAGCACAGAGATAGACTGGCCTTTGTAAAAATTGTTTCTGGTACTTTTGAACGTAATACCCCCTATTTACATGTTCGCCACGGAAAAAAATTAAAATTCTCTAGCCCGAATGCCTTCTTCGCAGAAAAAAAACAAATTGTAGATGTTTCCTACCCTGGAGATATCGTAGGGCTTCATGATACAGGAAATTTCAAAATAGGCGACACACTTACACAAGGCGAAGAAATGCTTTATAAAGGTATTCCTAGTTTTTCTCCAGAGCATTTTAAGTACATTAACAACGCAGACCCCATGAAGAGCAAACAGCTTGAAAAGGGAATCGACCAACTTATGGACGAAGGGGTTGCACAACTATTTACATTAGAGCTCAACGGAAGAAAAGTAATTGGTACGGTTGGCGCACTACAATTTGAAGTAATTCAATATAGACTAGAACACGAATATGGCGCTAAATGTAGATATGAAAATTTAAATGTTCATAAAGCGTGCTGGGTACAACCTAAAGATCCAAAAAGTGCAGAATTTGCAGACTTTAAGAGAGTGAAATCTAAGTTTCTAGCCAAAGACAAAAAAGGACAATTAGTCTTTTTTGCCGACAGTGCGTTTACACTTCAAATGACACAGAGTAAATACCCAAATATTCAATTACACTTTGTTAGCGAATTTGAAAAAGTATCGAAACCTTAA
- a CDS encoding Ig-like domain-containing protein — protein sequence MKTTVPTNRLAPSLTVYLFLICCCFATTIIGQTQAPSVTSGVTFQWEDTQSVPKDSATLSSITIDSEVFQSFAVPSSYSMTRLGPSGHGPNSILKNGTTENNSSANADWDVDALAAFQDKNLNHYFEANPNGRDICGDFEDVATTDAQLQSLYYNPGIPSNDGGIIAISERNANNCYYIAMYGIPVGGGAEQFLGDTFVRANSTQTGPLLNAPPAGVDYWNSGRVVENNGTIGIAIFSLDDLAPVGSVITRVDLLAATLDHGDGKLFILQRYAVPRTEGSCMNVEFNGSVYGDTIPEGSTFSLVSAPTPEGEAFTFNSDGSYSYTPSIGFTGDVVFEYSVCLPAPNASTCDGSTVTITYESGPGTGCECSSGNADAPALQN from the coding sequence ATGAAAACAACTGTACCTACAAATCGGTTGGCACCATCTTTAACGGTGTATTTATTTTTAATATGTTGCTGTTTTGCTACCACTATTATTGGGCAAACTCAAGCTCCTTCTGTAACATCAGGTGTTACCTTCCAATGGGAAGATACGCAATCAGTGCCTAAGGATTCTGCTACATTAAGCTCTATTACAATAGATAGTGAAGTGTTTCAATCTTTTGCAGTGCCTTCGTCATATTCGATGACGCGCCTTGGTCCTAGTGGTCATGGTCCTAACTCAATTTTAAAAAATGGTACTACAGAAAATAACAGTAGTGCAAATGCTGATTGGGATGTTGATGCTCTTGCTGCTTTTCAAGACAAGAACCTTAATCATTATTTTGAAGCAAACCCGAATGGACGAGATATCTGTGGTGATTTTGAAGATGTAGCTACTACCGATGCTCAATTACAATCTCTTTATTATAACCCAGGAATCCCGTCTAACGATGGTGGTATTATTGCCATTTCAGAAAGAAACGCAAATAATTGCTATTATATAGCAATGTATGGAATTCCAGTTGGCGGAGGGGCGGAGCAGTTTTTAGGAGACACCTTTGTTCGTGCAAATTCAACTCAAACAGGTCCGTTATTAAATGCACCTCCTGCGGGAGTAGACTATTGGAACTCTGGAAGAGTTGTTGAAAATAACGGTACGATTGGTATCGCGATATTCTCGCTGGATGATTTGGCTCCTGTTGGTTCGGTAATAACAAGAGTAGATTTATTAGCGGCGACCTTGGATCATGGTGATGGAAAACTATTTATACTTCAGCGCTATGCAGTACCGAGAACAGAAGGAAGTTGTATGAATGTGGAGTTTAACGGTAGTGTATATGGAGATACAATTCCTGAAGGGTCTACATTTTCATTGGTAAGCGCTCCAACGCCAGAAGGCGAAGCTTTCACTTTCAACTCAGACGGAAGTTATTCGTATACACCAAGTATTGGGTTTACAGGCGATGTGGTTTTTGAATATTCGGTCTGTCTACCAGCTCCTAACGCAAGTACGTGCGATGGATCTACAGTAACAATTACATATGAATCGGGACCGGGAACGGGATGTGAATGTTCTTCAGGAAATGCAGATGCACCCGCTTTACAGAATTAA
- a CDS encoding DUF3467 domain-containing protein has product MAEENKQKQGQINIELDQEVAQGTYSNLAIINHSQSEFVVDFVSIMPGVPKSKVKSRIVLTPQHAKRFLKAMHDNVSRFEQQHGEIKDYKQPAIPINFGPTGEA; this is encoded by the coding sequence ATGGCAGAAGAAAATAAGCAGAAGCAAGGACAAATTAATATAGAGTTAGACCAAGAAGTAGCACAAGGAACCTACAGTAACTTGGCTATTATTAACCATTCGCAAAGTGAGTTTGTAGTAGATTTTGTGAGTATTATGCCTGGCGTCCCTAAAAGCAAGGTTAAATCCAGAATTGTACTTACACCGCAACATGCAAAGCGTTTTTTAAAGGCAATGCACGATAATGTTTCTAGGTTTGAACAACAACATGGAGAGATTAAAGATTATAAGCAACCAGCTATACCGATTAATTTTGGACCCACTGGAGAAGCTTAA
- the rpoC gene encoding DNA-directed RNA polymerase subunit beta' translates to MARNNNEQQQKKFNKISIGLASPESILAESRGEVLKPETINYRTHKPERDGLFCERIFGPVKDYECACGKYKRIRYKGIVCDRCGVEVTEKKVRRDRVGHINLVVPVAHIWYFRSLPNKIGYLLGLPSKKLDMIIYYERYVVIQPGIAKNEEGEPVQKMDFLTEEEYLTILDSLPQENLYLDDSDPNKFLAKMGAECLIELLQRIDLDTLSFELRHKANNETSKQRKTEALKRLQVVEALRDANKNRENNPEWMIMKVVPVIPPELRPLVPLDGGRFATSDLNDLYRRVIIRNNRLKRLMEIKAPEVILRNEKRMLQESVDSLFDNTRKSSAVKTDSNRPLKSLSDSLKGKQGRFRQNLLGKRVDYSARSVIVVGPELKLYECGIPKDMAAELYKPFVIRKLIERGIVKTVKSAKKIIDKKEPVVWDILENVLKGHPVMLNRAPTLHRLGIQAFQPKLIEGKAIQLHPLVCTVFNADFDGDQMAVHLPLGPEAILECQLLMLASHNILNPANGSPVAVPSQDMVLGLYYMTKLRKSTPEMKVVGEGLTFYSAEEAIIAYNEKQVDLNAEIKIRTKDFNEEGELVYQIITTTLGRVIFNQQVPEEAGYINEVLTKKSLRDIIGDILAVTSVPVTAAFLDEIKSLGYKFAFEGGLSFSLGDIIIPPEKQQMIDDANTQVDGIVGNYNMGLITNNERYNQVIDIWTATNAELTELSMKRIREDQQGFNSVYMMLDSGARGSKEQIRQLTGMRGLMAKPKKSNSGGGEIIENPILSNFKEGLSILEYFISTHGARKGLADTALKTADAGYLTRRLVDVSQDVIINTEDCGTLRGIEVSALKKNEEVVEKLGARVVGRTSLNDVVNPLTKEVLVHAGDHITEAIAKTIDASPIESVEVRSALTCEAKKGICSQCYGRNLATNKMVQRGEAVGVVAAQSIGEPGTQLTLRTFHVGGIAGNISEENKLTVKFDGKAEIEDLKTVKGEDGDGKTVDIVISRTSELKLVDEKTGITLSTNVIPYGSTIFVKDGEKLKKDDVVCQWDPYNGVIISEFAGKIRYENIEQGVTYSVEIDEQTGFQEKVITESRDKKKIPTLQIIGKKDEVIRSYNLPVGALLSVDDGDKIKIGKILVKIPRKSAKAGDITGGLPRVTELFEARNPSNPAVVSEIDGVVSFGKIKRGNCEIIVESKLGEIKKYLVKLSNQILVQENDYVRAGMPLSDGSITPEDILRIKGPSAVQQYLVNEVQEVYRLQGVKINDKHFEVVVRQMMRKVRIVDPGDTTFLENQLVHKYDFIEENDKIFGMKVVTNAGDSENLKEGQIITSRDLRDENSILRRSDKTLAEARDAVNATATPILQGITRASLQTKSFISAASFQETTKVLNEAAVSGKVDTLEGLKENVIVGHRIPAGTGMRRYDTIIVGSKEEFEEMTQEKQEVNYN, encoded by the coding sequence ATGGCAAGAAATAATAACGAACAACAACAAAAGAAATTTAATAAAATTTCTATTGGTTTAGCATCACCAGAATCTATATTGGCTGAGTCTCGTGGAGAAGTGCTAAAACCAGAAACTATTAACTACCGAACGCACAAGCCAGAGCGTGACGGTTTGTTCTGTGAGCGAATTTTTGGTCCTGTAAAGGATTACGAATGTGCTTGTGGAAAATACAAGCGTATCCGTTATAAAGGGATTGTTTGTGACCGTTGTGGGGTAGAGGTAACCGAAAAGAAAGTACGTCGTGATCGCGTAGGACACATTAATTTAGTTGTTCCTGTTGCACACATTTGGTATTTCCGTAGTTTACCAAACAAAATTGGATACCTTCTTGGATTGCCATCTAAGAAGTTAGATATGATTATATACTACGAAAGATACGTAGTTATACAACCAGGTATTGCAAAGAATGAAGAAGGAGAGCCTGTTCAGAAAATGGACTTCCTTACTGAAGAAGAATACCTAACAATTTTAGACAGCCTTCCGCAAGAAAATTTATACTTGGATGATAGCGATCCAAATAAGTTTCTTGCAAAAATGGGAGCAGAGTGTTTAATTGAATTGTTACAACGTATCGATCTAGATACCTTGTCTTTTGAATTACGTCACAAGGCAAACAACGAAACTTCTAAGCAACGTAAGACAGAAGCTCTAAAACGTCTTCAGGTTGTAGAAGCATTACGCGATGCTAATAAAAACCGTGAAAACAATCCAGAGTGGATGATTATGAAAGTGGTGCCTGTAATTCCACCAGAATTACGCCCGTTAGTACCATTAGATGGAGGTCGTTTTGCAACGTCAGATTTAAATGATTTATACCGTCGTGTAATTATACGTAACAACCGTCTAAAACGCTTAATGGAAATTAAAGCGCCAGAGGTTATTTTACGAAATGAAAAGCGTATGTTGCAAGAATCTGTAGATTCATTGTTCGACAATACACGTAAATCTTCAGCAGTAAAAACAGACAGTAACCGCCCGCTGAAATCCCTTTCAGATTCCTTAAAAGGAAAGCAAGGACGTTTCCGCCAGAACCTATTAGGTAAACGTGTAGATTATAGTGCGCGTTCTGTAATTGTTGTAGGACCTGAATTAAAATTATACGAGTGCGGTATCCCTAAAGATATGGCAGCAGAACTTTACAAGCCTTTTGTAATTAGAAAACTAATTGAAAGAGGAATTGTAAAAACCGTTAAATCTGCAAAGAAAATTATAGATAAGAAAGAGCCTGTTGTTTGGGATATACTTGAAAATGTATTGAAAGGACACCCTGTTATGCTTAACCGGGCCCCTACCTTACACAGACTTGGAATTCAAGCATTCCAACCTAAGTTAATCGAAGGAAAAGCAATCCAACTGCACCCATTAGTATGTACGGTATTTAACGCCGATTTTGATGGTGACCAGATGGCGGTACACCTTCCACTTGGGCCAGAGGCAATTTTAGAGTGTCAATTATTGATGCTAGCATCTCACAATATTTTGAACCCTGCAAATGGTAGCCCAGTAGCGGTACCATCTCAGGATATGGTATTGGGTCTATATTATATGACCAAATTGAGAAAGTCTACCCCAGAGATGAAGGTTGTTGGAGAAGGATTAACATTTTACTCTGCCGAAGAAGCAATTATTGCTTACAATGAAAAGCAAGTAGACTTAAATGCTGAAATAAAAATTAGAACAAAAGATTTTAACGAAGAAGGTGAGTTGGTATACCAAATTATTACCACTACACTTGGTCGTGTAATCTTTAACCAGCAGGTTCCTGAAGAGGCAGGTTACATAAATGAAGTATTAACTAAGAAGTCATTACGTGATATTATTGGTGATATTTTAGCTGTAACAAGTGTTCCAGTAACAGCTGCATTTTTAGATGAAATTAAAAGTCTTGGTTATAAATTTGCCTTCGAAGGTGGATTGTCATTTAGCTTAGGGGATATTATTATCCCTCCAGAAAAGCAACAAATGATTGACGATGCAAATACACAGGTAGATGGTATTGTAGGAAACTATAATATGGGTCTTATTACGAACAACGAACGTTATAACCAAGTAATTGATATTTGGACTGCAACAAACGCTGAGCTGACTGAACTATCAATGAAGCGTATTCGTGAAGACCAACAAGGGTTTAACTCGGTGTATATGATGCTTGATTCTGGAGCACGTGGATCTAAAGAACAGATTCGTCAGCTTACAGGAATGCGTGGTTTGATGGCAAAACCGAAAAAATCGAATAGTGGTGGAGGTGAAATTATTGAAAACCCGATTCTTTCTAACTTTAAAGAAGGACTTTCAATTCTTGAATACTTTATTTCTACGCACGGTGCACGTAAGGGACTTGCAGATACCGCATTAAAAACGGCAGATGCAGGATACTTAACACGTCGTTTGGTAGATGTTTCTCAGGATGTGATTATTAATACAGAAGATTGTGGTACACTTAGAGGTATTGAAGTTTCTGCATTGAAGAAGAACGAAGAAGTAGTCGAGAAATTAGGTGCTCGTGTGGTAGGACGTACGTCGTTAAACGATGTTGTTAATCCACTTACAAAAGAAGTACTAGTTCACGCTGGAGATCATATTACGGAGGCAATTGCCAAAACAATAGATGCTTCACCAATTGAGTCTGTAGAAGTTCGTTCTGCTTTAACATGTGAAGCTAAGAAAGGAATTTGTTCTCAATGTTACGGGCGTAACCTTGCTACCAATAAAATGGTACAACGAGGAGAAGCTGTAGGTGTTGTAGCGGCTCAGTCTATTGGTGAACCAGGAACACAGTTAACATTGCGTACCTTCCACGTGGGTGGTATTGCAGGTAACATTTCCGAAGAAAATAAGCTTACCGTTAAATTTGATGGTAAAGCTGAAATCGAAGACTTGAAAACTGTTAAAGGTGAAGATGGAGATGGAAAAACTGTAGATATTGTAATCTCGCGTACTTCGGAATTAAAATTAGTAGACGAGAAAACGGGTATTACATTAAGTACAAATGTTATTCCTTACGGTTCAACCATTTTTGTAAAAGACGGCGAGAAACTGAAGAAAGACGATGTAGTTTGTCAATGGGATCCATATAATGGTGTTATTATTTCAGAATTTGCAGGTAAAATCAGATACGAGAATATCGAGCAAGGAGTTACCTATTCTGTAGAAATTGATGAACAAACCGGATTCCAAGAAAAGGTAATTACAGAATCTAGAGACAAGAAAAAAATACCAACACTACAAATTATTGGTAAGAAAGACGAAGTAATTCGTTCGTACAACCTTCCTGTAGGGGCATTGTTGTCTGTAGATGATGGTGATAAGATTAAAATAGGTAAGATCTTAGTTAAGATTCCGCGTAAATCTGCTAAAGCAGGTGATATTACGGGAGGTCTTCCGCGTGTAACCGAATTATTTGAAGCACGTAACCCTTCTAATCCTGCTGTAGTAAGTGAGATTGACGGTGTTGTTTCCTTCGGAAAAATTAAGCGTGGTAACTGTGAGATTATTGTAGAGTCTAAGCTTGGTGAAATCAAGAAATATTTGGTGAAGCTAAGTAATCAGATTTTGGTACAGGAGAACGATTATGTTCGTGCTGGTATGCCATTGTCTGATGGTTCTATAACTCCAGAAGACATCTTACGTATTAAAGGCCCATCTGCGGTACAACAATACTTAGTGAATGAAGTTCAGGAAGTATACCGTTTACAGGGTGTGAAAATTAACGATAAGCACTTTGAGGTTGTTGTAAGACAAATGATGCGTAAAGTACGAATTGTTGATCCAGGAGATACAACATTCCTAGAGAACCAATTGGTACACAAGTACGACTTTATTGAGGAAAACGATAAAATTTTCGGAATGAAAGTGGTTACAAACGCTGGAGATTCAGAAAATCTTAAAGAAGGTCAGATAATTACATCTCGTGATTTACGTGATGAAAATTCAATCTTGCGTCGTTCAGATAAAACCTTGGCAGAAGCTCGTGATGCGGTAAATGCTACTGCTACACCAATTCTTCAAGGAATTACAAGAGCGTCGTTACAGACCAAGTCGTTCATTTCTGCGGCATCGTTCCAGGAAACTACTAAGGTATTAAACGAAGCTGCTGTAAGTGGTAAAGTTGATACATTAGAAGGACTGAAAGAGAATGTAATTGTAGGACATAGAATCCCTGCCGGTACAGGTATGAGACGTTATGATACTATTATTGTAGGTTCTAAAGAAGAGTTCGAAGAAATGACTCAAGAGAAACAAGAGGTGAATTACAATTAA